The Candidatus Deferrimicrobium sp. genome includes the window ACATCACGGTGCAGTCCTTCCGCCTTCCCTCGGTCTCCGTGACCGACACGGTGAAGACCGCCGCCGCCGTGGAAAAGGCGCTCCTGTCCTTCCCCGAAGTGGAGAAGGTGGTTTCCCGGGCCGGGCGGGCGGAAATCGCCTCGGACCCGATGGGAATCGACGTGTCCGACATCTTCGTCAACCTAAAGCCCCGAGGGGAATGGAAGACGGCCCGTACGAAGGAGGAACTGGTGGACAAGGTACGGGAGCGGCTGGAAAACATCCCCGGCATGTCCTTCTCCTTCACCCAGCCCATCGCCCTGCGGGTCGACGAGCTGATCTCCGGCGTGAAATCCCAGATCGCCGTGAAGGTCTTCGGCGAAGACATGGAAACCCTGAAAGCGAAGGGCGAGGAGATCGCGCGGGTCGTCGAGAACGTCAGGGGGGCCGCCGACGTCACCGTGGAGAAGACAACCGGCCTGGGCTACCTCCAGGTGGAGATCGACCGGGCGGCCATTGCCCGCTACGGCATCAACGTGAGCGACATCCAGGACGTCCTGGAAGTCGCCGTGGGCGGGAAAGCGGTTTCGGA containing:
- a CDS encoding efflux RND transporter permease subunit, which encodes MTLRDMEGKMFSPMAYTVGFALLGSLIVTMAVVPALCSLLLKGRAIEEKDPRLLRAIREAYLPALRKTMAHPGKTLGVTGAALGLALALVPFLGSEFLPTLDEGNITVQSFRLPSVSVTDTVKTAAAVEKALLSFPEVEKVVSRAGRAEIASDPMGIDVSDIFVNLKPRGEWKTARTKEELVDKVRERLENIPGMSFSFTQPIALRVDELISGVKSQIAVKVFGEDMETLKAKGEEIARVVENVRGAADVTVEKTTGLGYLQVEIDRAAIARYGINVSDIQDVLEVAVGGKAVSEVLEGQRRFSVALRFPEHLSNDVEKIGEILVSAPGGARVPIRRDEGLVAARDERAPALIRLRQREQRFSNLLPLFLRQSI